Genomic DNA from Corylus avellana chromosome ca4, CavTom2PMs-1.0:
CTATGCAAAATccgttcttttctttcttgaatcATCATCAAGtgactcacaaaaaaaaaaataaataaataaaaaatcatcatcAAGTGATGGAATAActtcttattttattcaaattactGTTGCCGGACATGTTAGGTACGATTTTGACATATTCAAATTACAGAACATGATGggtagaaaaaagaaatcgtCTACAATATTTTAGCATGTTagagaaggaaaacaaatcgaaaaaaaaaaaaaaaaaagggtaatggAACTTACTTTGTGTAAAGACTTGATTGTAGATGGCCTCTGCAGATTGTTTCTTGGCCTTTAATCAAAACGCTATAGCATAGAATTAATACAAGACGCATGACGACTATACATAGTGGCTCTAATAAGGAACGAGCTTCGCTATCTGCATCTGCATGCATGTCTGAGAAGACCTACGTTGTTGCTTACCCGGTTTTAATTACTCAATAAACCAAACATGTCCCACACACCCTTTTTCCTATTTGTGAACACGTTTGATCAGTAGCCATGTGACCTTATCTGAATATGATATGACACTACTGAAAAAATTTCGTCCTTATGACTACTTTCATTGTCTACTTAATTATTGATAGAGAAATTacgataagaaaaaaaaataaacgaaaaaattattttttcccctATCTTTCGCTCATTTGAATATTGGGAAGGAGTTAATTCATAATTGAATTTATGCAAGACTTACAtaattttacaaatctaataataNNNNNNNNNNNNNNNNNNNNNNNNNNNNNNNNNNNNNNNNNNNNNNNNNNNNNNNNNNNNNNNNNNNNNNNNNNNNNNNNNNNNNNNNNNNNNNNNNNNNNNNNNNNNNNNNNNNNNNNNNNNNNNNNNNNNNNNNNNNNNNNNNNNNNNNNNNNNNNNNNNNNNNNNNNNNNNNNNNNNNNNNNNNNNNNNNNNNNNNNNNNNNNNNNNNNNNNNNNNNNNNNNNNNNNNNNNNNNNNNNNNNNNNNNNNNNNNNNNNNNNNNNNNNNNNNNNNNNNNNNNNNNNNNNNNNNNNNNNNNNNNNNNNNNNNNNNNNNNNNNNNNNNNNNNNNNNNNNNNNNNNNNNNNNNNNNNNNNNNNNNNNNNNNNNNNNNNNNNNNNNNNNNNNNNNNNNNNNNNNNNNNNNNNNNNNNNNNNNNNNAGAAAAATAAGGTGttttaagagcattcacaataagTAGTCCTTCATAAgttttttagaatttaattctaaaagtctactttaattaatttaactaactacttttcaaaatcactaaACATTACTTTCTAattatttctctactttaactaaatattgtATTGTATTGATGAAACTAACTTTTGGACTCTCTGTAAAAATAAATGACTTTTACTTATGGATTCTTTGCATTTAGAGAACCagagttaaatttaacattgaatagaaaatttgttaaatagtgtattttgtgaattttataaaaattttagagaaaagcCTGAATATAAAGTTCATTGCGCTAAATACATTGGGAGTCATTTCCCACACCCTTTTTCCTCCCCTTATTTGTGAACACGTTTAATCAGTACTCTGTAGCCATGTGACCTTCTCTGATTATGATCTGACACTCCTGATAAGTTTCGTCCTTGTGACTACTTTTTCCATTGTGTACTTGACTATTGATAGAGAAATTacaatagggaaaaaaaataaacgaaaaaaattattttttctcttatcTTTGTGAAGGATTGAATTAACAATTGAATTTACGAAGAACCCATATGATATATTCTACaaagaatttaataataaatttattagatttgtaaaattagataattaaaagatgattgaaaaaAGTATATGTAacatatttctaaaaaaaataggtGTTTTGAGAGCATTCATTGTGAATGCTGTATAAAGTTTTAGAGAAAAGCTTGAAGTATAAAGTTTATTGTGAATGCCGCAAGTGCGCTAAATACATTGGAAGTCAAACTAATTAGTTCACAATTTTAGATTATATTATGGGATTTGATTTAAGTTATAATTGAATGTATTCAAATTGTGAGATATagttttattgtatttgatttGATATTCTCTAATAAAATGTTGATATGTAAATGttgtataattaataattaaatggAACTTAGAGAATGTAAATGTTGATGATGACAAGAGTCTTCAGCAGCCAAGTTGTATAAGCAAGAAAAAGGGCAAGAAGGAAAGAACAACTAAAGTGGCCGGTAGGTGATATTGGGCTTGAACATGCACCTTGATTTTATCGGTAGATGGATATGTAATTGTCAGCTTGAAATTCATTAACATTAGTGATAGAGGTTTTGTGCAATGCATTTGGAACGGAGACTCGTACAATTTGTTTAGAACATGAGGCCTATTGATGGAGTTGAGTGAAATAGGTTTTGTGCAGTGCATTTGGAACGGAGAGTAGTACAATTTGTTTAGAACACGAGACCTATTGATGGAGTTGAGTGATAGAGGTTTTGTGCAATGCATTTGAAACAGAGACTTGTCAATTTCACCTATAGTGTCCCTTATACTTCATGTTATTTAACTCCAAACCCTAACAGTATGTGTAACattgtaaactttttaaaattgacacattaaatttagagttttaaagtttaagaaaataattgcaaaaacattgaaaatttAGATAGATTAAGTGAAGCTTTCCCTTAAAAGTATTATATTAGTAATTATTCTACACATACTTCCTCGAGGAAGTCAAATTTGtctccattttaaatttaagctcaatttgtttcaacatataatctttttttgaaaatatttttcatattttccaaTGTTTagtatgaataaaaaataagaaaaaatatattttagtcATGGGAACTATCACTCATTTTACAATTATgcctcaaaactttaaaaagtggcaTCGAGGCTCCCACATATTATCCTTACGTGCCAAATTAGACACTTTACAAGGAGCTTATTGCAAATAATTTTGAGTATTATGTGAGCTTTTTTGTGTTTTCGAATATTTCTTAATGTCTTTTTTAAAGACAAAACAAATAAGtgaaggaaatatatatatatatatatatacacattgtTGATGCATAGTTTCCGAGTGATGGCGTGGCACGATCTCCGTGAGATGTTGTTGTGTCCTAGGAGGAGTCGGGTTGCAAGAAAGCAAACAAAAGGATCAAAGCTACCGGCGAGTGTTTCGATGGGAAAgttccgatgcctaagtcagtattTGGGGTGAAGAGAATATGAGCAACAAAGAGCTAGAAAGCAAGGGTTGCAATTACCTCAAAGTTGAGTTGAGACTTGTATTTTATAAGCATTGAGCAGTTTGTTCCCCATACGCTTCGGCTCCCCTATCCCTGGATATTTGCTGTGCAATTATCATCGGAAGATATGGGTTGTTAGTCATTCTATGATCTTCGGAGTCTAGAATCGTGGGATAAGCGTGTTTGCATTGTTGGCACTAGATAGGGGTACCCGAGTCTTCCTTGCGTACATATCTTTGTGTTTAAACGCTTGCAGTTGATCCATCTTTGTTGAGAGtagatatttatttgaatatgaaAGATAGGGTTATCACATTTGTATAGGGATAGTATATATTTCTTAGATGAGATGACCGATCTATCCTCAGCATAAGACCATTATGCCCATGAACTGACTAGCTGTCAGGCTGGCTTACCGAACTTTCACGTGAGCTTAGTCTTAGCGAGTTCAGTTATCGGATTTGGGTTGTGAGGTCTATTGACCCTTGCGTGGCCGATCATGACCCAACACACATGATCCAAAcactttcattttttgtattctttttatgCACACATAGATAAGGACGCCAATGTAAAATCTGTTCTCCTTTTTCTAAAGATCATCATCAAGTCATGATGGAATGACTTCTTATATAACCACAAATCAAATCTGACCTAGTGGGAGCCAATGCTGTTGCCGGACATGTTAGCTGGATaccatttttacaaattcaaattacaGAACATGATggatagaaaaaaataaatcgtCGACAATATTTTAGCATGTTagagaaggaaaacaaatcgaaagaaaaaaaaagaaaagaaaaggaagaagggTAATATTGGAACTTAATTTGGGTAAAGGCTTGACTGTAGATTGCCTCTGCAGATTGTTTCTTGGCCTTTAATCAAAACGCTAAAGCATAGAATNNNNNNNNNNNNNNNNNNNNNNNNNNNNNNNNNNNNNNNNNNNNNNNNNNNNNNNNNNNNNNNNNNNNNNNNNNNNNNNNNNNNNNNNNNNNNNNNNNNNAATTGAATTGAGCATCTATTCTTGACCCAATATGGCCAGGGATCATCCAACTGGTTGATTCACACCAACCATATATAACATGCTGAATTCGATCCGAATTTGCATATGTGCCCTAGTTTTTAATGAtccaaacttaattttaatttgtttttatgagaaagagagaaagatagtgaaattaaatatggaccattgaaaaaaagaaaaaaaagtatagtTTCAATTAGGTCCCATATCAAAATTAACTACTATTTTAGTAGCCTCTGTCCTAACATAGTACGACTCTCCCTCTCCTAGTGATTATAAGGTGACTTAGACATTTAACGGAAGCCTTGGTAaccaactaattaattaactataaaTGAGAAGAAGATAGATGACATCTCTACCGTTCACAAAAATACATTGgtacatatttaattttataagtagttaattaattatcagcttgttttttgtttttattttgtttgtcctgaccttcgggttgaggatgaagTAGATCATTGTGAGAACTTAACTCTCACGActaaatttttagtttataattgtttttttttttttattatatatatttatctgttttgtattttggcTACCCATATCGTAGATTTAATCTCTACGAATGAGATCCGTTTCTTAAATGTAATAGTACATATGTAGGTTAACGGAAGcttaaagtcatttttatgactttggaACCTTCATAGCTTTTAGAGCTGTACGCTATAGTTGTAAGAACTTTATGCATGCTCATAAAATTCATCAATGGAAgattcatatttttcaaaaaaataaaataaaaatgagagagaatatTTTATTTCCCACAATATAAAAATCATATGGACTTTGGTAGTTGGTCCGTACCAGTAGTTATTTAACTTATTTTCAAGTATTCAAATGAACGTACGTAATTTGTCTTCTTATtccaaaaacaaaggaaaaaaactaGCTAGTGAATTACTATGATCATCAGGTTTTCGATCGTCGTCTtgcttttttgttatttctcacaaatagaaaccaaaaagaaaggaaattacGTGGGGTACGTACGTACGTATGTACGaatacattttgatttttttatatatatatagattttgattttgtattttctcaaaaaaaaaaagaaaaaaagaaaaaaaaaagtattttaagtgGTAcgaaaaaaaagggagaaaNNNNNNNNNNNNNNNNNNNNNNNNNNNNNNNNNNNNNNNNNNNNNNNNNNNNNNNNNNNNNNNNNNNNNNNNNNNNNNNNNNNNNNNNNNNNNNNNNNNNaaaaaaaaagaattttcttgCTGAAGGTTGCTTAGCAGTACATCATTTTGATAAGggtatgtttgaaattgcaatttttttaaaaaaaaaaattaaaaatttgataagaaCACCTCGTGCTTACGTTTTCGTATTcttaaacaatatatattatatatatatatttttaggaaTTGATTGATCAAAGTCGATAAAGGTGAAAAAGGTGAAGTTAGTTAATGACATGATGTCACGTGCGTTTGCCGGTTGAGCACatggaagaaagaagaacattGACAGAGGAGCATGATAATGGATAAGAAGATTGTACAGGATAACCCACAACTGCAACCAAAAGTAAAAACATTGCTTTCATTGCCAAAGAGAAGGCTGataagtaaaaaagtaaaagataaaattaaaaataaaataaaataaaaaatacatcacCGCTattgcttgcttgcttgctaTGCATAATCTGTAACAAAGTTTTTTCCGTAATTCCCAGTTCGACATTCATACTTTTTTGCCTGTATGACTGACCCAaccgacaaaaaaaaagaaaagaaaagaaaacacaaatcATTCAAATCCTATGAACCCAAAAGACAGACCAGTATGTAGGGACAAAGATTGACACTGGAAAGAGATGGATGGACAGGTGGAGAGTTAGAAGGTGATGATAAGGCAAAGAAGGAAACAAATGACGAACAACGCTTCCGCACCCGCCGCTAAAATGGCGTTTGCTTTTTTGCAGTTGAAGCAGGCCGAGGTTGAGCAGAGTAACATAACAGATGGATAGACAAACTGGATTCTTTTGAGGGATATGGATCCAATATATAATGACAATGTGTAAAAATTGTACACTTGTCAGAATATGTGGAACAGATGGGGAGAAAAAACAATGGATATTTGGGTAGTGATGTAATATAGTAGTAAATATTGAAGGAGGGGGGGGGCCTTTTCTTTGGCCAATTTAATTGACTGAGAGAATGAGATACTTCTTCTAGCACTGGCGGCCTCTACGGCAACCAAGTGCACCGGCGTTGGAAGTCATGGAGCCAACCATTGAGGAAGACTTGGCACCCAAGCTGGAGGCTCTGGCGTAGCTGGCTGAAGCTCCAGCTCCTGAGGGGGTGAAATAGGCACCATTCAACAACAGATCTCCCTCTGACCTCCAATTCCAGCCCTTCCACTGGCTTGTTGGTGTTTCTACCCTCTTTGTCACCTGTCCAAATGGCGGATTCATTTGTAAATAACAATCAACGAATTCAGATTGTAATGGCAAAAGGGTAGAGATtatgtgttttatatatatatatatatatatacctctttAGCAAAGGGGTTGACTGGTGCATTGTATCTGTTGCCCTGGCTATTGATGGTTGGATTTGCACTTCCACCAATGGCATACATCTCCCAGTGAGTGTAATCATTGTTCACAACATGGAAGTATCCGTGTCTACAcctgaattatatatatattgatttctTGTCAGATCAATTAAAAGGCTTAAAGAATCAAAGCCAAAACAATATAAACAAGAGCCTCTGTCAGTATCATAAGGACATTTGTTCAGCAACTATTATTCATATACTGATGGGAAACTATAGAGTTTGTTTTGAGGACTGAACTGAAACAACTGATAGTTTAGGGATAAAAGTTGAAATCTAACAAACAAAATTTAGggaccaaaataatattttgaggaaaaatCGATAAAAGGTGGAGACAAGATCATGCATCCGTAGTGTACTGGCCTGCTGCTTAAAAGCGATCATATATACATCAGGAAATCATTTTCGctgaaatgaaaagaagaaagaaaatggttttAATATGAAAAGGAGAGGTAATAATACCTAGGCATTCTCTGGATAAGTCCCTCTCCAAAGTGGTTGTATGCGATGGTTACTTGCATTTGCTTGTCTCGGGTGTAAGAATCACTATGGCCCAATAGCATAACCTATTTTGCGACACATAATTAATAACAAGAGCGTCAGTGTTCCAAGTATAGAAAcacatttcaaacaaaattggTTGAGGAGGAGAGAAATGCATTGAACGCACCTCATTGTGGTGGGTGAGATGGTTGTTGGAAATGGTAATGGAAGTTGAGCCCATGACAGCATCAACAAGGCCATCAGCACACTTAGAGAGAGAGTTGTGATCAACCCATATGTGACTTGACCCGAAAATGGAAATGGCATCACCATCAGCCATTGTCCTCCACCCAAAGTGACTTGGCGAGCTTCTCACCATGGCATTGCCGGTAGGCTTGCAATCATGGATGTGTAGACCGTGAATGATAATATTAGTGACAAACTGGATAGTGATGCAAGCTCCATTAGCAACGTGGACATTGGCCCCACGGCCATCAATAGTCTTGAAGCTGTTCATGATCAGCTCCTGCTTCAATTGGATAACCATGTCCCGCTTGAACACAATCCACAGAGGTTCCTCCTGGATGACAGCATGGCGCAAAGTGCCGGGCTTGGGGTTGACAGGGTCATCATCGCCGGGGTCGGTGACAACATAGAAGCGGCCGTCACGGCCACCAACTGCATTCCTGCCAAAACCAATGCCACAGTCTGCAAGGCGCTTGCGGTTTTGTTGCCAGTTGGAGTCACAACGCCAGCAGTCATCAATGGGGTTGCCAGTTCCGCATGAGAAGAAGCCCAGCTTCCTCCTCTCTGTGCTGTTGCGGATGCGCCTGCCACATCAAACACATTGCTACCATTAATTAACATCATAGTTTTTAAGCATAAGATGCAAAATTGTGTCTTACTCATCAATATGTTAGTTACTGTGTACCCAAATGAAGATAACCATGGAAATTCAATTACTCATCTATTACAGTTACATTCGCATATACTAGTTATTGCAGTGTGAAAGACTATTGATTCCTCTGTGGTGTGTCGGTGGGGGTAATTTTCTTCCTCTCCCCTCTTATCCTCCAATCAATTTGGTCTACTAAAGGCCAAAATCTGAGCTGCATGGGGGCAAGGATACACCGACAAAAACACCAACCTTTCTTGTTCTTTATATTAGTGAGGGCACTTGGGTCGTTTTCAGTATAACGTATACAATTTTACTGGTTTTGGAATAGAAGCAAAACGAAGGGGAGTCTTTCTTGGCAATGTTTGTCCACACGCGAAacaatataaagataatcaattcCTTATTTTCAGAGTATAAAATATTCTACCAGAAGTGAGAAAC
This window encodes:
- the LOC132177837 gene encoding probable pectate lyase 8 isoform X1 yields the protein MAVSKKWVGLSLVMLVILFVGAMGTVWKNQIPENSNGGTVQLQSSSNSSMAASLLEEAEGLKELAVDDPEEVVAMVEMRIRNSTERRKLGFFSCGTGNPIDDCWRCDSNWQQNRKRLADCGIGFGRNAVGGRDGRFYVVTDPGDDDPVNPKPGTLRHAVIQEEPLWIVFKRDMVIQLKQELIMNSFKTIDGRGANVHVANGACITIQFVTNIIIHGLHIHDCKPTGNAMVRSSPSHFGWRTMADGDAISIFGSSHIWVDHNSLSKCADGLVDAVMGSTSITISNNHLTHHNEVMLLGHSDSYTRDKQMQVTIAYNHFGEGLIQRMPRCRHGYFHVVNNDYTHWEMYAIGGSANPTINSQGNRYNAPVNPFAKEVTKRVETPTSQWKGWNWRSEGDLLLNGAYFTPSGAGASASYARASSLGAKSSSMVGSMTSNAGALGCRRGRQC
- the LOC132177837 gene encoding probable pectate lyase 1 isoform X2 encodes the protein MAVSKKWVGLSLVMLVILFVGAMGTVWKNQIPENSLLEEAEGLKELAVDDPEEVVAMVEMRIRNSTERRKLGFFSCGTGNPIDDCWRCDSNWQQNRKRLADCGIGFGRNAVGGRDGRFYVVTDPGDDDPVNPKPGTLRHAVIQEEPLWIVFKRDMVIQLKQELIMNSFKTIDGRGANVHVANGACITIQFVTNIIIHGLHIHDCKPTGNAMVRSSPSHFGWRTMADGDAISIFGSSHIWVDHNSLSKCADGLVDAVMGSTSITISNNHLTHHNEVMLLGHSDSYTRDKQMQVTIAYNHFGEGLIQRMPRCRHGYFHVVNNDYTHWEMYAIGGSANPTINSQGNRYNAPVNPFAKEVTKRVETPTSQWKGWNWRSEGDLLLNGAYFTPSGAGASASYARASSLGAKSSSMVGSMTSNAGALGCRRGRQC